A single window of Mangifera indica cultivar Alphonso chromosome 18, CATAS_Mindica_2.1, whole genome shotgun sequence DNA harbors:
- the LOC123201772 gene encoding indole-3-acetate O-methyltransferase 1-like gives MADRKLEMILSMKGGNGKGSYANNSQAQAKHARSMLHLLKETLDNIQLQPGSELPFTVADLGCSCGNNTLYIVDVIIKHMIERYKAMGYVPPPEFSVFFSDLPSNDFNTLFQLLPPISKGSMEECLATDNHRSYFAAGVPGSFYRRLFPTRSIDFFHSAFSLHWLSQVPESVQDKRSSAYNRGRVSIHNANQEAANAYRSQFQGDLAAFLKARSQEMKRGGSMFLVCLGRTSPDPTDQGGPGLLFGTHFQDSWNDLVLEGLITSEKRDAFNIPVYASSLQEFREVVETNGSFRINRLEIFKGGSPLVVSQPDDAIEVGQALANSCQSVVGVLVDVHIGEKLSEELFSRVEQRGSSHAKELLEQMQFYYIVASLSFK, from the exons ATGGCTGATCGAAAGCTCGAAATGATCCTCTCTATGAAAGGCGGCAATGGAAAGGGAAGCTATGCAAACAACTCTCAAGCTCAG GCGAAGCACGCCCGTTCAATGCTGCACCTTTTGAAAGAAACCCTAGACAATATTCAGCTCCAACCGGGCTCCGAACTGCCTTTCACGGTGGCCGATTTAGGCTGTTCATGTGGCAACAACACACTCTACATCGTTGATGTCATCATCAAGCACATGATCGAACGGTACAAGGCCATGGGATACGTGCCGCCGCCGGAGTTTTCAGTCTTCTTCTCCGACCTCCCTAGCAATGACTTCAACACTCTATTTCAACTCCTCCCTCCTATTTCCAAAGGTAGCATGGAGGAGTGCCTAGCCACCGATAACCACCGCTCTTACTTCGCCGCCGGTGTCCCCGGATCGTTTTACCGGCGTCTTTTCCCTACAAGATCAATTGATTTCTTCCACTCCGCATTCTCCTTGCATTGGCTATCCCAG gtgCCAGAGAGTGTGCAAGACAAAAGATCATCAGCATACAACAGAGGGAGAGTGTCCATCCATAATGCAAATCAGGAGGCAGCAAATGCATACAGAAGCCAGTTCCAAGGGGACTTGGCTGCATTTCTGAAAGCAAGATCTCAAGAAATGAAGAGAGGAGGGTCCATGTTTCTTGTCTGCTTAGGCAGAACCTCACCTGACCCTACTGACCAAGGTGGCCCTGGCCTCCTCTTCGGCACCCACTTTCAGGATTCTTGGAATGATCTTGTCCTCGAG GGTCTTATAACAAGTGAAAAACGTGACGCCTTCAACATACCAGTGTATGCATCAAGCTTGCAAGAATTTAGGGAGGTGGTTGAAACAAATGGGTCATTCAGAATTAACAGACTAGAGATATTCAAAGGAGGAAGCCCTTTGGTGGTTAGCCAACCAGATGACGCAATAGAGGTTGGTCAAGCCCTCGCCAACAGTTGTCAGAGCGTAGTCGGGGTTCTTGTTGACGTCCACATAGGTGAAAAACTGAGTGAGGAGTTGTTTTCAAGGGTTGAGCAGCGAGGTTCAAGCCATGCTAAAGAATTATTAGAGCAAATGCAATTCTATTATATAGTTGCATCACTCTCTTTTAAATAG